One genomic region from Capra hircus breed San Clemente chromosome 6, ASM170441v1, whole genome shotgun sequence encodes:
- the AMTN gene encoding amelotin — protein sequence MKAAILLFCLLGSTLSLPMQLNPALVLPPTKLVPDQATLLNPQQPSQVFSSLSLIPLTHMLTLGSDLQLLNPAAGMPSGTQTLPLALGGLKVQQQLQPQMLPVIVAHFGAQGTILSSEELQGTSQILTGLIFHPLFPGAILPTSQANPDAQNGILPAGQAGANPATQGTPEDPFSTPSGTDDDFAATTPAGIQRGRQTTEETPTGSPKGIQ from the exons ATGAAGGCTGCGATTCTACTGTTTTGTCTTCTAGGATCAACTCTGTCATTACCG ATGCAGCTCAACCCTGCCCTGGTGCTTCCTCCTACTAAGCTTGTTCCAGATCAGGCAACACTGCTAAATCCACAGCAGCCAAGTCAG GTCTTCTCTTCTTTAAGTCTAATTCCTTTGACACATATGCTCACACTGGGGTCAGACTTGCAACTG CTAAATCCTGCTGCAGGGATGCCGTCTGGTACACAGACCCTCCCACTGGCCCTGGGGGGACTGAAGGTACAGCAGCAGCTGCAACCACAA ATGTTACCAGTTATTGTAGCACACTTTGGAGCCCAG ggTACTATCCTAAGCTCAGAGGAACTg CAAGGGACCTCTCAAATCTTAACAGGTCTTATCTTCCATCCCTTGTTCCCTGGAGCCATCCTGCCCACCAGTCAGGCTAATCCAGATGCCCAGAATGGAATCCTTCCTGCAGGACAAGCAGGAGCAAATCCTGCCACCCAGGGAACCCCAGAGGACCCCTTCTCAACCCCTAGTGGCACAGATGATGACTTTGCAGCAACCACACCTGCTGGCATCCAGAGGGGCAGGCAAACCACGGAGGAAACCCCCACAGGGTCACCCAAAG gaatTCAGTAA